A stretch of the Ensifer sp. PDNC004 genome encodes the following:
- a CDS encoding efflux RND transporter periplasmic adaptor subunit, giving the protein MRVWKQLAVSAAVLLVGAGVWVRFVPGAGETLAAIGVSHPLIDALSKPGAEGGAGGERGNGRGQAGNNAILVMVRPSGTSVVNDRLNAIGNGEAIHSVTVTPTATGNLTEILVRSGEKVAQGQVIARLDSDDQKIAADQARLTRDSAREKVERYRNLSTARAVSAVDVRDAEIAMQTAELALKTAELDLKRRDIVAPSKGVVGIITVNVGDYVTTTTPIAVVDDRSEILVDFWVPERFANKISVDQPVTAFAIAEPANKLDGAIHAIDNRLDQASRTLRVRARLENPDDKLRAGMSFSVTVAFDGDTYPTVDPLAIQWSSEGSYIWRVSGDKSEKVPVKIIQRNPDKVLVDAALKEGDEIVTEGVQRLRDGGAVRIAGRENKQEPQKVAEETK; this is encoded by the coding sequence ATGCGGGTTTGGAAACAGCTTGCGGTGAGCGCCGCTGTGCTTCTCGTGGGCGCAGGCGTCTGGGTGCGGTTTGTGCCCGGCGCCGGTGAAACGCTGGCGGCGATCGGTGTTTCGCACCCGCTGATCGATGCCTTGTCCAAGCCCGGCGCCGAAGGCGGCGCGGGCGGCGAACGCGGCAACGGCCGCGGGCAGGCTGGCAACAATGCCATCCTCGTCATGGTCCGCCCCTCGGGCACGTCCGTCGTCAACGACCGGCTGAACGCGATCGGCAACGGCGAGGCGATCCATTCCGTCACCGTGACGCCGACGGCAACCGGCAACCTCACCGAAATCCTCGTGCGTTCCGGCGAGAAAGTGGCGCAAGGCCAGGTGATCGCCAGGCTCGACAGCGACGACCAGAAGATCGCCGCCGACCAGGCGCGGCTGACACGCGACAGCGCCCGCGAAAAGGTCGAGCGCTACCGCAACCTCAGCACGGCGCGGGCGGTGTCGGCGGTGGATGTGCGCGACGCCGAGATCGCCATGCAGACCGCCGAACTGGCGCTGAAGACCGCCGAGCTCGACCTCAAGCGCCGCGACATCGTCGCCCCCTCCAAGGGCGTTGTCGGCATCATCACCGTCAATGTCGGCGACTACGTCACGACGACGACGCCGATTGCCGTCGTCGACGACCGCTCGGAAATTCTCGTCGATTTCTGGGTGCCGGAGCGTTTCGCCAACAAGATCAGCGTCGACCAGCCGGTCACCGCCTTTGCGATTGCCGAGCCGGCAAACAAGCTCGACGGCGCGATCCACGCGATCGACAACCGCCTCGACCAGGCGAGCCGGACGCTGCGCGTGCGCGCACGGCTCGAAAACCCTGACGACAAGCTGCGCGCGGGCATGTCCTTCTCCGTGACCGTCGCGTTTGACGGCGACACCTATCCGACCGTCGATCCGCTGGCGATCCAGTGGAGCTCGGAGGGTTCCTATATCTGGCGCGTCTCGGGCGACAAGAGCGAGAAGGTGCCGGTCAAGATCATCCAGCGCAACCCGGACAAGGTGCTCGTCGACGCTGCCCTCAAGGAAGGCGACGAGATCGTCACCGAGGGCGTGCAGCGCCTGCGCGACGGCGGCGCCGTGCGCATTGCCGGCCGCGAGAATAAGCAGGAACCGCAGAAGGTTGCGGAGGAAACCAAGTGA
- a CDS encoding efflux RND transporter permease subunit, producing the protein MSGGDSQSSGHGGGHGGGGDKASARERGKTGFTALFIRRPIFALVVNTLIVVAGLAAWNGIEIRELPQVDQPVISVTTTLDGAAPETMDREVTSVVEGAVSRVQGIRDISSTSSFGRSRVTLQFSDTTDIGQASNDIRDALGRVRNQLPDNVDEPSIVKADADSQPIMRLALTSDTMSMEDMTLLVENEISDRLAAVEGVADVAVYGDQEKIFRIDLDQAKLAGRGVTVANLRTALANASYDVPAGKLTSASQDISVRATADLQTPEQFENLILVNNVRLRDVATVTLGPDTGTTALRSNGRQGIGLGIVRQAQSNTVDISEGVRKVVETIQTQILPEGTQLRITSDDAVFINGAIHEVEIALIVAVFIVTLVIYMFLLDWRATLIPTISMPIALIGTVAAIYLAGFSINILTLLAIVLATGLVVDDAIVVLENIVRRRAEGLGPRAAAVHGTLEVFFAVLATTATLAAVFVPLSFLPGQTGGLFREFGFVLAFAILLSSFVSLTLCPMLASRMLTKDTHTVPGPMARFGARAAGFYRVTLRACLNAPLIVFVIAGFFTAMGAAGFLTLKSELTPTEDRSQIMMRINAPQGVSLEYAQAQMRRIEDGLQPLVKSGEIDNIFSISGQGGSVNSGFMVLTLAPWDKRDRTQQDIVADINKVTGRIPSVRVFAMQPNSLGIRGAGSGLQVALVGNDYNKLGDAAAKLVRQMEDTGRFENVRLNYEANQAQLSITIDRERASDMGVDIGGLAWALQAMLDGNSVVDVYVDGESYPVKLLSSTNPVNDPTDLQNIFLKAGDGKIVPMSTIASVEEMAVAPQLSRESQLRAVSLSAGLKSDLALGEALTMVEQMAEPLLPPGSRIMPLAEAATLNENANGLFVTFGFALVIIFLVLAAQFESFVSGLIIMSTVPLGLACAVFAMIMTGNTLNIYSQIGLVMLVGIMAKNGILIVEFANQLRDRGQDVRSAIENAANIRLRPVMMTMIATIVGAVPLVLASGAGAEARIALGWVLVGGLGLAVIVTLYLTPVAYLVIARFTKPHADEERKLHEEMDAAAAMEVR; encoded by the coding sequence GTGAGCGGCGGCGACAGTCAGTCGAGCGGCCACGGCGGCGGTCACGGGGGAGGCGGCGACAAGGCGTCGGCCCGCGAGCGCGGCAAGACCGGCTTCACCGCACTCTTCATCCGCCGGCCGATATTTGCGCTGGTCGTCAACACGCTGATCGTCGTTGCCGGCCTTGCGGCCTGGAACGGCATCGAAATCCGCGAACTGCCTCAGGTCGACCAGCCGGTGATCTCGGTAACGACGACGCTCGATGGTGCAGCACCCGAAACGATGGACCGCGAGGTGACCTCGGTGGTCGAGGGCGCCGTTTCGCGCGTGCAGGGCATCCGCGACATTTCCTCGACCTCGTCCTTCGGTCGCAGCCGCGTGACGCTGCAGTTCTCCGACACGACCGATATCGGCCAGGCCTCCAACGACATCCGCGATGCGCTCGGCCGGGTGCGCAACCAGCTGCCCGACAATGTCGACGAGCCGAGCATCGTCAAGGCCGATGCCGACAGCCAGCCGATCATGCGCCTCGCGCTCACCTCCGACACCATGTCGATGGAAGACATGACGCTGCTCGTCGAAAACGAGATCAGCGACCGGCTCGCTGCCGTCGAAGGCGTGGCCGACGTCGCGGTCTATGGCGACCAGGAGAAGATCTTCCGCATCGACCTCGACCAGGCGAAGCTCGCCGGGCGCGGGGTGACGGTCGCAAACCTCAGGACAGCGCTCGCCAATGCCTCCTATGACGTTCCCGCCGGCAAGCTGACCAGCGCCAGCCAGGACATCTCGGTGCGCGCCACGGCCGACCTGCAGACGCCAGAGCAGTTCGAAAACCTGATCCTCGTCAACAATGTGCGGCTGCGCGACGTTGCCACCGTGACGCTCGGGCCCGACACCGGCACGACAGCGCTGCGCTCCAATGGTCGCCAGGGCATCGGCCTTGGCATCGTGCGCCAGGCGCAGTCCAATACCGTCGATATCTCCGAGGGCGTGCGCAAGGTCGTCGAGACGATCCAGACGCAGATCCTGCCCGAGGGCACCCAGCTCCGCATTACCAGCGACGATGCGGTCTTCATCAACGGCGCCATTCACGAGGTGGAAATCGCGCTGATCGTCGCCGTCTTCATCGTGACGCTCGTGATCTACATGTTCCTGCTTGACTGGCGGGCGACGCTGATCCCGACGATCTCGATGCCGATCGCGCTGATCGGCACGGTGGCGGCGATCTATCTCGCCGGCTTCTCGATCAACATTCTGACGCTGCTCGCCATCGTGCTTGCGACCGGTCTCGTGGTCGACGATGCGATCGTGGTGCTTGAAAACATCGTGCGCCGTCGCGCCGAGGGCTTGGGCCCACGGGCCGCCGCCGTGCACGGCACGCTCGAAGTGTTCTTTGCGGTGCTGGCGACGACCGCGACGCTTGCCGCCGTCTTCGTGCCGCTGTCGTTCCTTCCGGGCCAGACCGGAGGCCTCTTCCGGGAGTTCGGCTTCGTGCTTGCGTTTGCGATCCTGCTCTCTTCCTTCGTGTCGCTGACGCTTTGCCCGATGCTCGCCTCGCGCATGCTGACGAAGGATACGCATACGGTGCCGGGGCCGATGGCGCGGTTCGGTGCGCGGGCGGCCGGGTTCTACCGGGTGACGCTGCGCGCCTGCCTCAACGCGCCGCTGATCGTCTTCGTCATCGCGGGCTTCTTCACCGCCATGGGGGCTGCCGGCTTCCTGACGCTGAAATCGGAGCTGACCCCGACCGAAGACCGCTCGCAGATCATGATGCGCATCAACGCGCCGCAGGGCGTTTCGCTCGAATATGCCCAGGCCCAGATGCGCCGCATCGAGGACGGCCTGCAGCCGCTGGTCAAATCCGGCGAGATCGACAACATCTTCTCGATCTCCGGGCAGGGTGGTTCGGTCAACAGCGGCTTCATGGTGCTGACGCTCGCTCCCTGGGACAAGCGCGACCGAACGCAACAGGATATTGTCGCTGACATCAACAAGGTGACCGGGCGGATCCCCTCGGTTCGCGTCTTTGCCATGCAGCCGAACAGTCTCGGCATTCGCGGCGCCGGTAGCGGCCTGCAGGTGGCGCTGGTCGGCAACGACTACAACAAGCTCGGCGATGCGGCGGCGAAGCTGGTGCGCCAGATGGAAGACACTGGGCGCTTCGAAAACGTCCGCCTCAACTATGAAGCCAACCAGGCGCAGCTTTCGATCACCATCGACCGCGAGCGCGCATCCGACATGGGCGTCGATATTGGCGGCCTCGCCTGGGCGCTGCAGGCCATGCTCGACGGCAACAGCGTTGTCGATGTCTATGTCGACGGCGAATCCTATCCGGTGAAGCTGCTCTCCTCGACCAATCCGGTCAACGACCCGACCGACCTGCAGAACATCTTCCTCAAGGCCGGCGACGGCAAGATCGTGCCGATGTCGACGATCGCCAGCGTCGAGGAGATGGCGGTGGCGCCGCAGCTGTCGCGGGAATCGCAGCTTCGCGCCGTGTCGCTTTCGGCGGGTCTCAAGTCCGACTTGGCACTTGGCGAGGCACTGACCATGGTCGAGCAGATGGCGGAACCCTTGCTGCCGCCGGGCTCCCGCATCATGCCGCTTGCCGAAGCCGCAACGCTCAACGAAAACGCCAATGGCCTGTTCGTCACCTTCGGCTTTGCGCTCGTCATCATCTTCCTGGTGCTGGCGGCCCAGTTCGAAAGCTTCGTCAGCGGCCTGATCATCATGTCGACGGTGCCGCTGGGCCTTGCCTGTGCGGTGTTTGCGATGATCATGACCGGCAACACGCTGAACATCTACAGCCAGATCGGCCTTGTGATGCTCGTCGGCATCATGGCGAAGAACGGCATCCTGATCGTCGAATTCGCCAACCAGCTGCGCGACCGCGGCCAGGACGTGCGCTCGGCGATCGAGAATGCCGCCAACATCCGCCTGCGCCCCGTGATGATGACGATGATCGCCACCATCGTCGGCGCGGTGCCGCTGGTGCTTGCCAGCGGCGCGGGCGCCGAGGCGCGTATCGCGCTTGGCTGGGTGCTCGTCGGCGGCCTTGGCCTGGCGGTGATCGTCACGCTCTACCTGACGCCGGTCGCCTATCTCGTCATTGCCCGCTTTACCAAGCCGCATGCGGACGAGGAGCGCAAGCTGCACGAGGAGATGGACGCAGCGGCCGCCATGGAAGTGCGCTAA
- a CDS encoding DUF1772 domain-containing protein, with product MLGLTALLTASVFFGAAIYITWAEQPARLHLDDRAALVQWVPSYRRGFEMQATLALISGLLGAGAWGQTGHVLWGLGAAIIILNWPYTLLFVLPVNRQLEAVRPEDAGNDSRELLKYWGRLHAGRSALGGSDLSRCRLARIVSRPADGRFG from the coding sequence ATGCTGGGTCTCACCGCTTTGCTCACCGCGTCGGTCTTCTTCGGCGCCGCCATCTACATCACCTGGGCCGAACAGCCGGCACGGCTGCATCTCGACGATCGCGCCGCACTCGTGCAGTGGGTGCCGTCCTATCGCCGCGGCTTCGAGATGCAGGCGACGCTCGCGCTCATCTCGGGCCTGCTCGGCGCCGGCGCCTGGGGGCAGACCGGCCATGTCCTTTGGGGACTGGGCGCCGCGATCATCATCCTGAACTGGCCCTATACGCTGCTCTTCGTCCTGCCGGTCAACCGCCAGCTGGAGGCAGTCCGGCCCGAAGACGCCGGCAACGACAGTCGCGAGCTGCTCAAATATTGGGGCAGGCTCCACGCCGGGCGCAGCGCGCTTGGCGGCAGCGATCTTTCTCGTTGCCGCCTGGCTCGAATTGTAAGCCGCCCCGCTGACGGCCGTTTCGGTTAG
- a CDS encoding FAD-binding oxidoreductase: MALKAIRAGARNEAGIAAAKAELSARFGDRFQTGEAIRAQHAHTTTYIPAQLPDGVAFAESAGDVREIVQIAARHKVPLIPFGTGSSLEGHINAPHGGISVDLSRMNKVLEVNAEDLDCRVEPGITREELNTYLRDTGLFFPIDPGANASIGGMASTRASGTNAVRYGTMKDNVLALTVVTADGREVRTAHRARKSSAGYDLTRLFVGAEGTLGIITSITLRLQGIPEVISGGVCPFPTIEDACNAVILTIQSGIPVARIELLDALQMKACNGYSGLSYQETPTLFVEFHGSPESVELQARQFGEIASEFGASDFLWTTNPEERARLWKARHNAYWAQKSLIPGAAILSTDVCVPISRLAECVAATQEDSAAHGLTAPIVGHAGDGNFHVGLLFDDKDAADVARAEAFVERLNARALAMDGTCTGEHGIGQGKMPFLEAELGDALDLMRQVKRSLDPDNIFNPGKIFA; encoded by the coding sequence GTGGCATTGAAGGCGATCAGGGCTGGCGCGAGAAACGAGGCGGGGATTGCGGCGGCGAAGGCGGAGCTTTCCGCCCGCTTCGGCGACCGGTTCCAGACGGGCGAGGCGATCCGCGCCCAGCACGCCCACACGACGACCTATATTCCGGCGCAGCTTCCCGATGGCGTGGCGTTTGCCGAAAGCGCCGGTGACGTGCGTGAGATCGTCCAGATCGCCGCCCGTCACAAGGTGCCGCTGATCCCGTTCGGCACCGGCTCCTCGCTCGAAGGTCATATCAACGCGCCCCATGGCGGCATCTCGGTCGATCTCTCGCGCATGAACAAGGTGCTCGAGGTCAATGCCGAGGATCTCGACTGCCGCGTCGAGCCGGGCATCACGCGTGAGGAGCTCAACACCTACCTGCGCGACACCGGCCTGTTCTTCCCGATCGATCCCGGCGCCAACGCCTCGATCGGCGGCATGGCCTCGACGCGGGCGTCCGGCACCAATGCGGTGCGCTACGGCACCATGAAGGACAATGTGCTGGCGCTGACGGTGGTGACCGCTGACGGACGTGAAGTCCGCACCGCGCACCGGGCGCGCAAGTCCTCGGCCGGCTACGACCTGACGCGGCTCTTCGTTGGCGCCGAAGGCACGCTCGGCATCATCACCTCGATCACGCTCAGGCTTCAGGGCATTCCGGAGGTGATTTCCGGCGGCGTCTGCCCGTTCCCGACGATCGAAGACGCCTGCAATGCGGTGATCCTGACGATCCAGTCGGGCATTCCGGTGGCGCGCATCGAACTGCTCGATGCGCTGCAGATGAAGGCGTGCAACGGCTATTCCGGCCTTTCCTACCAGGAGACGCCGACGCTGTTCGTCGAGTTCCACGGCAGCCCCGAAAGCGTCGAACTGCAGGCGCGCCAGTTTGGCGAGATCGCCTCGGAATTCGGCGCCAGCGACTTCCTCTGGACCACCAATCCGGAGGAGCGGGCGCGGCTCTGGAAGGCCAGGCACAATGCCTACTGGGCGCAAAAGAGCCTGATCCCGGGTGCGGCGATCCTGTCGACCGATGTTTGCGTGCCGATCTCGCGGCTGGCGGAATGCGTGGCGGCAACGCAGGAGGACAGCGCCGCCCACGGGCTGACCGCGCCGATCGTCGGCCATGCCGGCGACGGAAACTTCCATGTCGGCCTGCTGTTCGACGACAAGGATGCCGCCGACGTGGCGCGGGCCGAGGCGTTCGTCGAGCGCCTGAACGCTCGCGCCTTGGCGATGGACGGGACCTGCACCGGCGAGCATGGCATCGGCCAGGGCAAGATGCCGTTCCTCGAGGCGGAACTTGGCGATGCGCTCGACCTCATGCGGCAGGTCAAGCGCTCGCTCGATCCGGACAACATCTTCAATCCCGGCAAGATTTTCGCCTGA
- a CDS encoding AsmA-like C-terminal region-containing protein codes for MVVALFAALIAPWFIDWTDFRKEFEREASRIMGKPVVVHGSVDARLIPFPTVTLNDVRVGAAEDGDPLIQVAQFSMSAELAPFLSGEALIFDMKLDRPKAKVRLLPDGTLDWARGRRASIPAKTVVLENVEITNGQIEFVDEQTGRTRRVSGLAADISARTLAGPWKVEGRAALDGEAGSFSLTSNEVDEAGTLSLKARVTPDKRPFGVETDGSLRIVDFRPVYSGRFTLTENRPQGETKDADGRAPLRINGNFQLTNESIRVPEYRFEIGPSDDPYVVTGEATLDTGKDQKFLLIADGQQIDVSRIGPSRNNKTGRDPAISMRQRLEAMLAIAADIPIPQVPGRASLKLPAIVVGDTTVRDVRIDVQPDGAGWVIDNVVALLPGRTQLEAKGRLNLKGQRSFRGDLLLASNQPSGLANWLAGSVDPAIRKLRTAGFSAKVNLTDTLQQFENLEVAADEASLKGRLERQSFADQQPNLSLQLKGNRIDFEALQALTGLVAGDASTDTLLQHAIAADLSADEFSAFGEEAHDVQAVLTLKNGQLQAERVAIGSLAGAQLAFSGRASGDLDKPVVSAKMKLAAKNLTPFLEMIGRHAVNHPALRQLIKAGPYYSDTAFDVTLTAGNKEGNAPATFGIFGTANGTKIAASYQAPDMAQALTGKAMLLEATLENPETRLLLGQTGFDPLPFDADANGILSVKLQSTDGPTANGTVTFTTEKTSLAAKGSVDLSRDHFLEGQAKVTLQTEDLEPYLLLQGVAVPQMGSGLPLTVSADIATTPETIALTTVEGKADHNGFSGNLTIDRKTPGAASGQLTLDTLDLAWLGEGILGPIEDTNGAFSKGALAQPAWTGLNVALDVQAGKFWPGVYGAVTSFAGKLEWKGDEVALTDAAGDWLGGKLAGRVQIGNANGSGFLRSRLDVKGGDLAQAGWAHAGTPVATGTFDLSVALEASGATPEAMAHSASGSGTATFNGMTLAGINSAALPQLIAAADALKTQISADAIKGAAEATIFSGQSLVGVVKAPFSIAGGVLRAQNVTAGDGNAAMTGEASLDLAAGRIDAGIDLTFRPGDEALAGAEPRVRIGYAGLMEDPGVDLNVADLANFLSLRAFERERRRVEILQANVLEKQRLRRELALYKARAEARELERKRAVAEERRRAAGAAEAARLKAEADARAEAERKAEAERQAEAARRAAEAARSAVQGQPMPQTGPNPQTQPDGATGTPPGQKLNFDVLPDVTVQ; via the coding sequence GTGGTCGTTGCGCTCTTTGCGGCGCTGATCGCTCCGTGGTTCATTGACTGGACGGATTTCCGCAAGGAGTTCGAGCGTGAGGCAAGCCGCATCATGGGCAAGCCCGTCGTCGTGCATGGAAGCGTCGATGCGCGGCTGATCCCGTTCCCGACCGTGACGCTCAACGACGTTCGCGTCGGCGCTGCCGAGGATGGCGACCCACTGATCCAGGTGGCGCAGTTCTCGATGAGCGCAGAGCTTGCGCCGTTCCTGAGCGGCGAAGCCTTGATCTTCGACATGAAGCTTGACCGCCCGAAAGCCAAGGTGCGCCTGCTGCCGGACGGTACGCTCGATTGGGCGAGGGGCCGGCGGGCCTCGATCCCGGCCAAGACCGTCGTGCTCGAAAATGTCGAGATCACCAATGGCCAGATCGAATTCGTCGACGAACAGACCGGCCGCACCCGCCGCGTGAGCGGACTTGCCGCAGACATTTCGGCCCGCACGCTGGCCGGGCCCTGGAAGGTCGAGGGGCGCGCCGCGCTCGATGGCGAAGCCGGCAGTTTTTCGCTGACCAGCAACGAGGTGGACGAGGCGGGTACGCTCAGCCTGAAGGCGCGCGTGACACCCGACAAGCGCCCCTTCGGCGTCGAGACCGACGGCTCGCTGCGTATCGTCGATTTCAGGCCTGTCTATAGTGGCCGCTTCACGCTGACGGAGAACCGGCCGCAGGGCGAGACGAAGGATGCGGACGGACGGGCGCCGCTGCGTATCAACGGCAACTTCCAGCTGACCAACGAGAGTATCCGCGTTCCGGAATACCGCTTCGAAATCGGCCCGTCGGACGATCCCTATGTGGTCACCGGCGAGGCGACGCTCGATACCGGCAAGGACCAGAAATTCCTGCTGATCGCCGACGGCCAGCAGATCGACGTCAGCCGCATCGGCCCGAGCCGCAACAACAAGACCGGCCGCGACCCGGCGATTTCGATGCGCCAGCGGCTCGAAGCCATGCTGGCGATCGCCGCCGACATTCCCATCCCGCAGGTGCCCGGCCGCGCCAGCCTGAAGCTGCCGGCGATCGTCGTCGGCGATACAACCGTGCGCGACGTGCGCATCGACGTACAGCCCGATGGCGCCGGCTGGGTAATCGACAATGTCGTGGCGCTACTGCCGGGGCGCACGCAGCTCGAAGCCAAGGGGCGGCTGAACCTCAAGGGGCAGCGCAGTTTCCGCGGCGACCTCTTGCTTGCCTCCAACCAGCCTTCCGGTCTTGCCAACTGGCTGGCGGGCTCCGTCGACCCGGCGATCCGCAAGCTGAGGACCGCCGGCTTTTCGGCCAAGGTGAACCTGACCGATACATTGCAGCAGTTCGAGAACCTCGAAGTGGCGGCCGACGAGGCGAGCCTCAAGGGTCGGCTCGAGCGGCAGTCCTTCGCCGACCAGCAACCGAACCTCTCGCTGCAGCTGAAGGGCAACCGCATCGACTTCGAAGCGCTGCAGGCGCTGACCGGGCTGGTGGCGGGCGACGCTTCCACCGACACGCTGCTGCAGCATGCGATTGCCGCCGATCTTTCCGCCGACGAGTTTTCCGCCTTCGGCGAGGAGGCGCACGACGTGCAGGCGGTGCTGACGCTGAAGAACGGCCAGCTCCAGGCCGAGCGCGTGGCGATCGGCTCGCTTGCCGGCGCGCAGCTCGCCTTTTCCGGCCGGGCCAGCGGCGACCTCGACAAGCCCGTGGTTTCGGCCAAGATGAAGCTTGCGGCCAAGAACCTGACGCCGTTCCTGGAAATGATCGGCCGCCACGCGGTCAATCATCCGGCGCTGAGGCAGCTGATCAAGGCCGGTCCCTATTACAGCGACACGGCGTTCGACGTGACGCTGACGGCTGGCAACAAGGAGGGCAATGCGCCGGCGACCTTCGGCATCTTCGGGACCGCCAACGGCACCAAGATCGCCGCCAGCTACCAGGCGCCTGACATGGCGCAGGCGCTGACCGGCAAGGCGATGCTTTTGGAAGCGACGCTCGAAAACCCAGAGACGCGGCTGCTGCTCGGCCAGACGGGTTTCGATCCCTTGCCGTTTGATGCGGATGCCAACGGCATTCTCTCGGTCAAGCTGCAAAGCACCGACGGACCAACTGCGAACGGCACGGTGACCTTTACCACCGAGAAGACGTCGCTTGCCGCCAAGGGCAGCGTCGATCTTTCCCGCGATCATTTCCTTGAAGGTCAGGCGAAGGTGACGCTGCAGACCGAGGACCTGGAGCCCTATCTTCTGCTCCAGGGCGTGGCCGTGCCGCAGATGGGCAGCGGCCTGCCGCTCACCGTCTCTGCCGATATCGCGACGACGCCCGAAACCATCGCGCTCACCACCGTCGAGGGCAAGGCCGACCATAACGGCTTTAGCGGCAATCTGACGATCGACCGCAAGACGCCCGGCGCGGCCAGCGGACAGCTGACGCTCGACACGCTCGATCTTGCCTGGCTCGGCGAGGGCATCCTCGGCCCGATCGAGGATACGAACGGGGCCTTCTCGAAGGGCGCCCTGGCGCAGCCGGCCTGGACCGGCCTCAATGTCGCGCTCGACGTGCAGGCGGGCAAATTCTGGCCGGGCGTCTATGGCGCGGTCACGAGCTTTGCCGGCAAGTTGGAATGGAAGGGCGACGAGGTCGCGCTCACCGATGCGGCCGGCGACTGGCTGGGCGGCAAGCTCGCCGGACGGGTGCAGATCGGCAATGCCAACGGCTCTGGCTTCCTGCGCTCGCGCCTGGACGTCAAGGGCGGCGACCTTGCGCAGGCGGGCTGGGCCCATGCGGGCACGCCGGTCGCGACCGGGACCTTCGATCTTTCCGTGGCGCTTGAGGCTTCGGGCGCGACGCCCGAAGCGATGGCCCATTCGGCAAGCGGCTCGGGTACGGCAACTTTCAACGGCATGACGCTTGCCGGCATCAACAGCGCAGCGCTGCCGCAGCTGATCGCAGCCGCCGATGCGCTGAAGACGCAGATCTCGGCGGACGCAATCAAGGGTGCCGCGGAGGCGACCATCTTCTCTGGCCAGTCGCTGGTCGGCGTCGTCAAGGCGCCCTTCAGCATCGCCGGCGGGGTGCTGCGGGCGCAGAACGTGACGGCCGGCGACGGCAACGCGGCGATGACCGGCGAGGCTTCGCTGGACCTTGCGGCGGGCCGTATCGACGCCGGCATCGACCTGACCTTCCGGCCCGGCGACGAGGCGCTTGCCGGCGCCGAACCGCGCGTGCGCATCGGCTATGCCGGCCTGATGGAAGATCCGGGCGTCGATCTCAACGTCGCCGATCTTGCGAACTTCCTGTCGCTGCGCGCTTTCGAGCGCGAGCGCCGGCGGGTCGAGATCCTGCAGGCGAACGTGCTGGAGAAACAGCGCCTGCGACGCGAACTTGCGCTTTACAAGGCGCGGGCGGAGGCAAGGGAACTGGAGCGCAAACGCGCTGTTGCCGAGGAACGCCGGCGGGCTGCCGGCGCTGCCGAGGCCGCCCGCCTCAAGGCGGAAGCAGATGCGCGGGCAGAGGCCGAACGCAAGGCCGAAGCGGAGCGGCAGGCGGAAGCCGCGCGCCGGGCAGCAGAGGCAGCGCGCAGCGCCGTCCAGGGCCAGCCGATGCCACAGACGGGGCCGAATCCCCAGACCCAACCGGACGGAGCCACGGGCACCCCTCCCGGACAGAAGCTCAACTTCGACGTCCTGCCCGACGTCACGGTGCAGTAG